A region from the Leopardus geoffroyi isolate Oge1 chromosome C2, O.geoffroyi_Oge1_pat1.0, whole genome shotgun sequence genome encodes:
- the GART gene encoding trifunctional purine biosynthetic protein adenosine-3, translating into MAARVLVIGGGGREHTLAWKLAQSHRVKHVLVAPGNAGTACLEKISNTAISISDHTALAQFCKDENIEFVVVGPEAPLAAGIVGNLTSAGVRCFGPTAEAAQLESSKRFAKEFMDRHGIPTARWRAFTRPEEACSFIMSADFPALVVKASGLAAGKGVIVAKSTEEACRAVQEIMQEKAYGAAGETIVIEELLEGEEVSCLCFTDGRTVTPMPPAQDHKRLLEGDHGPNTGGMGAYCPAPQVSKDLLLKIKNTVLQRTVDGMQQEGMPYTGVLYAGIMLTKDGPKVLEFNCRFGDPECQVILPLLKSDLYEVIQSTFDGLLHTSLPVWLENRTALTVVMASKGYPGDYTKGVEITGFPEAQALGLEVFHAGTALKDGKVVTSGGRVLSVTAIQENLISALEEAKKGLAAIKFEGAIYRKDIGSRAIAYLQQPRGLTYKESGVDIAAGNMLVKKIKPLAKATSRPGCDVDLGGFAGLFDLKAAGFKDPLLACGTDGVGTKLKIAQQCNRHETIGQDLVAMCVNDILAQGAEPLFFLDYFSCGKLDLDTTEAVVAGIARACGKAGCALLGGETAEMPDMYPPGEYDLAGFAVGAMERDQKLPHLERITEGDVVIGIASSGLHSNGFSLVRKIVAKSSLQYSSPAPDGCGDQTLGDLLLTPTRIYSHSLLPVLRSGHVKAFAHITGGGLLENIPRVLPEKFGVDLDAQTWRIPRIFSWLQQEGHLSEEEMARTFNCGVGAVLVVSKDRTEQILRDIKQHSEEAWVIGKVVACPEGSPRVKVKHLIETMQANGSVLENGTLKNHFSVQPKKARVAVLISGTGSNLQALIDNTREPSSCAHIVVVISNKAAVAGLDKAERAGIPTRVINHKLYKSRAEFDTAIDQVLEEFSTDIVCLAGFMRILSGPFVRKWNGKMLNIHPSLLPSFKGSNAHEQVLEAGVTVTGCTVHFVAEDVDAGQIILQEAVPVKRGDTVTTLSERVKLAEHKLFPAALQLVASGTVQLGENGKIRWVTE; encoded by the exons CCATCTCGATAAGTGATCACACTGCCCTTGCTCAGTTCTGCAAAGATGAGAACATTGAATTCGTAGTTGTTGGACCAGAGGCACCTCTGGCTGCTG GAATAGTTGGGAACCTGACCTCTGCAGGAGTGCGATGCTTTGGTCCCACAGCAGAAGCAGCTCAGTTAGAGTCCAGCAAGAGATTTGCCAAAGAGTTTATGGACCGACACGGAATCCCGACCGCACGGTGGAGAGCTTTCACCAGACCTGAGGAGGCCTGCAGCTTTATTATGAG TGCAGACTTCCCTGCTTTGGTTGTGAAAGCCAGTGGTCTTGCAGCTGGGAAAGGGGTGATTGTTGCAAAGAGCACAGAAGAAGCCTGCAGGGCTGTACAGGAGATCATGCAG GAGAAAGCTTATGGAGCAGCTGGAGAAACAATTGTCATTGAAGAACTTCTTGAAGGAGAAGAGGTTTCT tGTCTGTGCTTCACTGATGGCAGGACCGTGACCCCCATGCCCCCAGCACAAGACCATAAACGATTGCTGGAGGGCGATCACGGCCCCAACACAGGGGGAATGGGAGCCTATTGTCCGGCACCTCAG GTTTCGAAGGATTTgctgctgaaaataaaaaatacagttctTCAGAGGACAGTGGATGGCATGCAGCAGGAGGGTATGCCATACACAG GTGTCCTCTATGCTGGTATAATGCTGACCAAGGATGGCCCAAAAGTTCTGGAGTTTAATTGCCGTTTCGGTGATCCAGAGTGCCAA GTGATCCTCCCGCTGCTTAAAAGTGATCTTTATGAAGTGATTCAGTCTACCTTTGATGGCCTGCTCCACACATCTCTGCCTGTCTGGCTGGAAAACCGCACCGCCCTAACTGTCGTGATGGCAAGTAAGGGCTACCCAGGAGATTACACCAAGGGTGTGGAGATAACAG GCTTTCCTGAGGCTCAAGCTTTAGGACTGGAGGTGTTCCACGCAGGCACTGCCCTGAAAGATGGCAAAGTGGTGACTAGTGGGGGTAGAGTCCTTTCGGTAACAGCCATCCAGGAAAATCTCATTTCAGCCCTTGAAGAAGCCAAGAAAGGACTAGCTGCTATAAAATTTGAGGGAGCCATTTACAGGAAGGACATTGGCTCTCGTGCCATAGCTTACCTCCAACAGCCCAG GGGCCTGACTTACAAGGAATCTGGGGTAGACATTGCAGCTGGAAATATGCTGGTCAAGAAAATTAAACCTTTAGCAAAAGCTACCTCCAGACCAG gcTGTGATGTTGATCTTGGAGGTTTTGCTGGTCTTTTTGATTTGAAAGCAGCTGGTTTCAAAGATCCTCTTCTGGCCTGTGGAACAGATGGTGTGGGGACTAAACTGAAG ATTGCCCAGCAGTGTAATAGACATGAGACCATTGGCCAAGATTTGGTTGCAATGTGTGTAAATGATATTCTGGCCCAAGGGGCAGAGCCCCTCTTCTTCCTTGATTACTTTTCCTGTGGAAAACTTGACCTCGATACAACTGAAGCTGTTGTTGCTGGAATTGCCAGAGCCTGTGGGAAAGCTGGATGTGCTCTCCTTG GAGGTGAAACTGCAGAAATGCCTGACATGTATCCTCCTGGAGAGTATGACCTGGCCGGTTTTGCTGTCGGTGCCATGGAGCGGGATCAGAAACTCCCTCACCTGGAAAGAATCACCGAAGGGGATGTTGTTATTGGAATAGCTTCATCTGGTCTTCACAGCAATGGATTTAGCCTTGTGAGGAAAATTGTAGCAAAATCTTCCCTCCAGTACTCCTCTCCAGCACCTGATGGCTGTGGTGACCAGACCTTAG GGGACTTACTTCTGACTCCAACGAGAATCTACAGCCATTCGCTATTACCTGTCCTACGTTCAGGACATGTCAAGGCCTTTGCCCATATTACTGGTGGAGGATTGCTAGAAAACATCCCCAGAGTCCTTCCTGAGAAATTTGGAGTGGATTTAG ATGCCCAGACCTGGAGGATCCCCAGGATCTTCTCGTGGTTACAGCAAGAAGGACACCTCTCTGAGGAAGAGATGGCCAGAACATTTAACTGTGGGGTTGGGGCCGTCCTCGTGGTGTCAAAGGATAGGACAGAGCAGATTCTGAGGGATATCAAGCAGCACAGCGAAGAAGCCTGGGTGATTGGCAAGGTGGTTGCATGTCCTGAAG GTTCTCCTCGTGTGAAAGTCAAGCATCTGATTGAAACCATGCAAGCAAATGGATCAGTATTGGAGAATGGCACTCTGAAAAATCATTTCTCTGTCCAACCAAAAAAGGCAAGAGTGGCTGTCTTAATATCTGGAACAG gaTCAAACCTCCAAGCCCTCATAGACAATACTAGGGAGCCAAGTAGCTGTGCACACATCGTTGTTGTTATCTCCAACAAAGCTGCAGTGGCTGGCTTAGATAAAGCAGAAAGAGCCGGAATTCCCACCAGA GTAATCAaccataaattatataaaagtcGTGCAGAATTTGACACTGCAATTGACCAAGTCCTTGAAGAGTTCTCCACAGACATAGTCTGTCTTGCAGGATTCATGAGAATTTTATCTGGCCCCTTTGTCAGAAAATGGAATG ggaaaatgctcaacatccatccatccttgCTCCCGTCTTTTAAGGGTTCAAATGCACATGAGCAAGTCCTAGAAGCCGGGGTCACAGTCACTGGGTGTACTGTGCACTTTGTAGCT gAAGATGTAGATGCTGGACAGATTATCTTACAAGAAGCTGTTCCAGTGAAGAGGGGCGACACCGTTACAACTCTGTCTGAAAGAGTGAAATTAGCAGAGCACAAACTATTTCCCGCAGCCCTCCAGCTGGTAGCCAGTGGAACTGTACAGCTCGGAGAAAATGGCAAGATTCGTTGGGTCACAGAGTAG